From the genome of Parazoarcus communis, one region includes:
- the iscU gene encoding Fe-S cluster assembly scaffold IscU yields the protein MAYSEKVLDHYENPRNVGSFAKDDDSVATGMVGAPACGDVMKLQIKVGKDGVIEDAKFKTYGCGSAIASSSLVTEWVKGKTIDQALEIKNTQIAEELALPPVKIHCSILAEDAIKAAVADYKKKHEA from the coding sequence ATGGCATACAGCGAAAAAGTTCTGGACCACTACGAAAACCCGCGTAACGTCGGATCGTTTGCCAAGGACGACGACAGCGTTGCGACCGGCATGGTCGGCGCGCCCGCCTGTGGCGACGTGATGAAGTTGCAGATCAAGGTTGGCAAGGACGGCGTGATCGAAGATGCCAAGTTCAAGACCTACGGCTGTGGCTCGGCTATCGCGTCGAGCTCGCTCGTCACCGAGTGGGTGAAGGGCAAGACGATCGATCAGGCCCTCGAGATCAAGAACACGCAGATCGCAGAGGAACTGGCGTTGCCGCCGGTCAAGATCCACTGTTCGATCCTGGCCGAGGACGCCATCAAGGCGGCCGTTGCCGACTACA